A genomic region of Danio aesculapii chromosome 21, fDanAes4.1, whole genome shotgun sequence contains the following coding sequences:
- the or62b3 gene encoding odorant receptor 125-4, giving the protein MDNETVFASYTLMVPKDSKSFRHIYFICFLVLYILIILVNAWVSTVIVLERTLHQPMYIFLCNLCVNDIYGAAGFYPKFLHDLMLDSYVIPSYICAIQAFVIYSSLLCDCTTVTVMAYDRHVAICQPLNYHNKLNKFSCSVFLSFCWILPFGYVFISVVLSNRKKLCKYHIKKLYCDNWSIVKLSCESHDMNNIFGFCVIAFYSCLCIFIFFSYVKLIIACKASLECRRKFWQTCVPHMFTVINYVFSAFFDAMYSRYGAGDISDNLQNFLALEMLIVPPLVNPIVYGLKLQEVRKKILKSFIQIKKIT; this is encoded by the coding sequence ATGGATAATGAGACCGTTTTTGCAAGCTACACCCTGATGGTACCAAAAGactcaaaatcattcagacatATTTATTTCATCTGCTTTTTGGTGCTTTATATTCTGATAATTCTTGTTAACGCTTGGGTCAGCACTGTTATTGTCTTGGAAAGAACCCTGCATCAGCCAATGTACATTTTCCTGTGTAACCTGTGTGTAAATGACATCTATGGTGCTGCAGGATTTTATCCGAAATTTCTACATGATTTAATGCTGGATTCATATGTGATTCCTTCTTACATCTGTGCAATTCAGGCATTTGTGATCTACAGTTCACTATTGTGTGACTGCACTACAGTGACTGTGATGGCATATGACAGACATGTGGCTATATGTCAACCTTTAAACTATCATAACAAGCTAAACAAATTCTCATGCAGTGTATTTCTTAGCTTCTGCTGGATTCTACCCTTTGGTTACGTGTTCATTAGTGTTGTGTTGTCAAATAGGAAGAAACTGTGTAAATATCACATTAAGAAATTGTACTGTGACAACTGGTCTATTGTGAAATTGTCGTGTGAATCGCAcgatatgaataatatttttggATTTTGTGTGATTGCATTTTATTCTTGcttgtgcattttcatttttttctcctaTGTGAAACTTATCATTGCATGTAAAGCATCATTAGAGTGCAGAAGGAAATTTTGGCAGACATGTGTGCCTCATATGTTCACAGTGATAAATTATGTCTTTTCTGCTTTTTTTGATGCAATGTACAGCAGATATGGAGCAGGTGATATCTCAGACAATTTGCAAAATTTTCTGGCTCTAGAGATGCTTATTGTGCCACCGCTTGTCAACCCAATAGTCTATGGCTTAAAACTCCAAGAAGTGCGCAAAAAAATCTTGAAatcttttattcaaataaaaaaaataacatag